Genomic DNA from Entomoplasma freundtii:
TTTTGGGATATTCATTAGCAATTGTTATTAACTGAATTGCTAACATTTCCATTAATAAATTAGTTTCGGCATTTGGGTGGATAACGACTATCACCACTTGATTACTTGTTACTTGGAAATCAAAGGCATTAGCATCTTTTTGGTGGAAAGCATTTAATGCTCCCGAGATAATTCCACTTAATGCAGCACAAACAAGATCCGAACCATTTGGACCGGCCCCGGCATGACCTTGCATTGTTAATTTACGATAGGTTGTGTTTTGCTTGGTAATTTCAATTTTCACCATCACAATCACTTCCCTTCTCAATTACTGTTAAGTACACAAAATTACTCGCTAAAATTAACCAATAATTTCTTGAATTTTAACTTTAGTATATGGTTGACGGTGACCATAAACTTTGTTGACATTCTTTTTGGGATGGTAACGAACAACACGGATTTTCTTTTCTTTTCCTTGTTTTAAAATCACACCTGTTACTTTAGCTCCCGCAACAGTTGGGGTTCCAATTTTATCGTTGACCATCAAGACTTCATCAAAGGTAACAACATCATTTGCTTCACCTGGCAATAATTCCACAAAAATTTCTTGCCCTAGTTCTACTTTGATTTGTTTTCCTCCAGTTTTGATAATTGCAAACATTTTTTCCTCCAGTCTAGACTCGCCTAGAAATGTGGAACAAATTCTTGTTCACTTGGAAAACATTTCAAGAGCGGTTGAAACTTTAAGATTTCAACTATAATAGTTTACATTATTTTTGGCAAAAGACCAAGAAAAAATGCCGGTAAATCGGCATCATTTTCAAGTTGGTGTCCCTGAGCAGATTCAAACTGCTGACCTATAGCTTAGGAGGCTATTGCTCTATTCACTGAGCTACAGAGACAAAAAGTAATGGGTTTCTTTTGCCAAGAACCCACTTTTATTTAAACTTAGCCAATATTAAAAGAGGTCTAGAGTTGCCACCTGAGTTGCGAGTTCGGTTTCTTGACTATAAACTCCCTATAATTTTACCACTTGAGAGTCGTGAGCCCAATGGTCAAAAACTTTCGTGTTGTCTCAACTAAAACTCATATTTTTATTGAACTTAAAATCTCCCTTAATTGCTTGTTCGGGTCCGGCTCCAGAAAAGGCAAAGCCAATCCCAGCCATACTGGTAATAAAATTGGTTGAAGCATCGATAAGGCTAGCAAGACCCCCTAAAAGTACCCCACTCAAACTTCCACCATCAACTTCTTTAAGTTCGTTCGGTGCCATTTTGGTCAATCCCTTTGGTATAGTTTTGTCATTAATTTCAAACTTATTTTGCATTCATTCACCCCTAAGGGATTCGGTTTATTTTTGTTTTTCAACCATTAATTGGTAAATTTTATTTTTTGGTCAACCCGATTCTAAACTAATAATACTAGCAGCCGCTTTTAAAGAGTGGCCTTCGCTAGTTAGTTTTTGGGTTGCTTGAACAATCTCGTCAAGAGTTCAATTTTTTGACCAATTGGTTTCTTTAGAAACCAAAACCACAAACTCTCCTTTTAACACCATTTGGTCTGCTGCCACGTAGGCTGCCAACTCACTTATCGGTCCTTGGATAATTTCTTCATTGGTTTTAGTCAGTTCACGCGCAATCATTACCGAGGTAGTTGGTGGCAAGATTTCAGCTAAAAAGGCTATTGTTTCTTTGATACGGTGAACTGATTCATAAAAAACGATTATGGTCTTTTCTGGTAAGGTCATTAAGACATTAGTTAGTTCACGTTTTTTCGCTTCAAAACCACGACTTTTTAAAAAGCCATAGAAATAATGGTTGGGGCTTTCATAACCACTAGCGACCAAAGCGTGAATATAGGCGGGGCCGACATTCACTCCAGAAACATTAATCTGGTTTGGCAGGCGATGTAAAATCTCCCTAACAATCTTGGCTCCCGGATCAGAAATAATCGGCACTCCTGCATCACTAACTAGGGCCATAGATTGCCCTGTCGCAAGGATTTGTTGCAATTTATCAACCCGACTTTGCTCGTTAAATTTATGGCAAGAAATTAATTTATTTTGAATACCATAATGCTTTAGTAATTGTTCTGTCGTGCGGGTATCTTCACAAAAAATCCAATCGACTTCTTGGAGGATTGTTTGCGCACGAGGCGATAAATCAGCCAAATTACCGATTGGAGTTCCAACTAAATAAAGAGTAGGTTTTGAAGTTGTCGACTTAAAAGTTTTTTGACAACGAATCATAAGCACTTCATCTCATCTCTCTAATTTATTAAAGTTTTAATTATTTAACTTGTTTAATGACAATTTTGTAAGGTACTTTCACTTCTTTAACTTCGACTATGGTACCTTCATTGTGGCCCAGGATAGCTTTTGCTAATGGCGACTCATTAGATATTAACCCTTGAAAAGGATCTGCTTCTACAGCCCCAACAATTTTCACCACTTGGTCAATATCACTACCTCTTTTGTGATAGGTAATAGTTGAACCAATTTTGGCTTCTCCCTTTTTGCTACTACGAGTATCGATAATCTTGGCCTGAGAAATCATAGCCTCTACTTCTTTAATTCGGGCTTCAACTTCCGCTTGGCGATTTCTGGCAGCATCATAATCTGCATTTTCACTTAAATCACCTTGGTTACGGGCTTCAACTAATTCACGAATTACTTCGGGACGGACATCTTCAATCAAGTGTCTTAGCTCTTGTTTTTTTTCTTCGAGTCCTTCAATTGTCAAAATAATTTCTTTACTCATTTTTTAAACTTCCTTTTATAACTTAGTAATTATACATTAATAGTTGCTAAAAAGGCCAGCAAATGCTCGGTTGTGGCGCGATTTTTAACAATGCCATTAAGTTCTTCTGGAGTCGCTTTTGCCATCTCATAGATTGTCGGAAAACGTTTATAAAGTTCTTGGACTTTTTTAGGACCTAAACCGTTAATGTTCAAGAGAGGACTAGTCGCAAATTTTTGTTTTTGTTTTTGGTGTAGGCCCAATTTTGCAAAGGCATCCACACGAATTTGGATAGCGCTTAAGAAATTATAAAGAGGGGTATGGCGGTCTAAAGTAATGACCGTATCATTCGTCGTAATTAGTTGGTTAGTATTATGATGTTGGTCTTTTACTAACCCAATTACCGGCACTTTTTCTAAATCGAGACTGGCAAGAAGCCGGCGCGCAAAATGAACATGAGTCATGCCTCCATCAATAATAACCAAATCTGGGAGTGGTCCTTGCTTAACCAATGCGCTTTGGAAACGGCGATAAAGCATACTTTCTAAGCGATGAATATCATCAGGTATGGCAAGGTCAATATTATACTTTCGGAAGGCATTCCGATCCGGTTTTCCCTCTTTATAAACTACTTGGCTTCCCACCACTATTTTGTTGCCAAAATTGGCAATATCGTACATTTCTAGATGGTGAGGATAACGACTTAAGTTGGCAATCGTCTGCAATTCTTCAAGGACTTTTTGTTCTTGGTGGTGAACGGTTTGGGCATTTAAAAGGCCTTGGCGAAGGCTTTCGTTGGCATTGCTTTGAGCAAGTTGATATAGCCGCTGTTCGACCCTTGTAATCGGCGCAGTGGCAATTCTTTTGAAGGATGAATCAAGAAATTCAAAAGCTAAATCCTCTGGCAAAATTAATTGGTCAGGTAACATATTTCGTTTGTAAATTTGAGCTAAGTAACTCCCGACTAAATCTTCGATTTCTTGCTCATTATAGGCCATAAGAAATTCATCTTTCATTAATAACTTACCACCACGATAAAAGAGCAAGGTGATTGCTAGTAAATCTGAGGCTAGGGAAAACGCCAGGATATCCCGGTTAACTTTATCATGGAGTTCCACATGGTTCGTCTTTTCAGCAAGTTGCAAGGAACGGAGCAAATCTTTCATTCGTTGAGCTTCTTCAAATTGCAAATTATTTGCCGCTTGCTCCATTTTATTAGTTAAAAGTTCATGAACTTCACGGGTATTTCCTTTAAAAAACTGTGAAAGCGGTTTCAACTTCTCTTCATAATAGTTTCAAGGTACTTCTTTAAAGCACGCTCCAGAGCATTGACCAAGATGGTAATACAAACAAGGTTTGCCTAAATTTCCTTTACACCGGCGCAAAGGAAAAACCCTTTGTAAAGTTATTAATAGTTGGCGAGCCCCTGACCCAATTGGTAATGGTCCGTAGCTTTTTAAAGCTTTTTTGTCATAACGGCGAACATATTTATATTCAGGGTTTTTTTCATTAGTAACAATGATGTAGGGGTAAGCACGGTCATCATTTAATAAAACATTAAATTTAGGACGATACTTTTTAATTAAATTATCTTCAAGCAAAAGTGCTTCTTTTTCGTTAGTGACAACAAAATATTCTAAATCGGTAATTTCTTTTAGTAATCGCGTGGTTTTGAAATCATGGGTTTTGGTAAAGTAAGTTGTCACGCGTTTTCTTAAATCTTTGGCTTTTCCTACATAAATCACTTGCCCTTGGGCATTTTTGTAAATATAGCAGCCTGGTCGATGGGGAAGATTTTTTACTTTTTCTTGTAAAGACATATTTGTCGTTATTTTTGTTGTCATCTACTGAGCACCACCTTCATCAAAACATTTATTTGATTAGTTTAATCGAAGTTTATGAGGTTATGAGTTATTTTTTCATTCTGTCTCAGGGCCAGGAATATAGCGAATATCATATTGTGGTTCACCTTGTTGGCAAACGGCTGCTACCACATCTTCAATTTCATTATCAGTTAAATAAGCTCCTTGGGCGCGAATCATTTCTTTCGAACCAGGATAAACAAATAACATATCACCACGGCCAATTAGTTTCTCGGCTCCAGAAAAATCGATTATTGTGCGTGAGTCAATTGAAGAACTCACTGAAAAAGCAATTCGGGTTGGCACGTTAGTTTTGATTGTTCCGGTAAGAACATCGACACTTGGTCTTTGGGTGGCGAGAACTAAATGAATCCCAGCGGCACGTGCCATTTGGGCTAAGCGCATGATGGCCTCTTCAACAACCTTTCGCTCATCGCCAGCCATCAAATCAGCCAATTCATCAATAATCACCACAATAAATGGTAATTTTTTTTGGTCTGGTTTTAATTTGCGGTTATAACTTTCAATATTTCTTGCTCCAACCTTGGCGAATTTATCGTAGCGCTCTTCCATAACTTCCACTAATTCTTGTAAGGCATAAGCAGCTTCTTTTGGTCTATTGATGACTGGAGTTAAGATATGAGGAATTTGTGAATAAATCGCCAGTTCAACCCGTTTTGGATCAATCATTAAAAAGCGCACTTCATCGGGAGCAGTTCGCATCAATAAGGAAATAATCAAGGAATTAATCATCATTGATTTCCCTGACCCCGTTGAGCCAGCAATTAAAAGGTGAGGCATGCTTTCTAGGTTCGCAGTTAGCGGATCGCCCGACACCTTTTTACCCAAGACAAAAAGCAATTTATGGTGGGTTTTTGTTGGCGGAATGGTCGTAATAATTTCTTTTAAACTGACTTTCGTTAAAGCTTGGTTAGGGATTTCTAAACCAATCAAATTTTTTCCGGGAATTGGTGTTTCAAGACGAATTAACGTGGAAGCTAAAGCTAGTTTTAAGTCATTTTCTAAGGCTGTAAAAGCACTCACTTTAGTTCCAACGCCTGCTTGGATTTCAAACTTTGTCACGGAAGGACCAATCATCCATTTTACCACCTTGGCTTTTACACCAAATTGTTCAAAAACTTGGTCAATTTTTGTGGCATTTTCACGAGCCATTAAATCATTTTTTTGTTGGTTAGCAACTTGATTACCAATCTCTTGTAATAAATCTTGAGAGGGCAAGGTATAACGATTGCTTTTGAAGTTTATTTCGTGCTCTGCTTCTTTTAAAAGGTCAGACACATCAATAGTTTCTTCATTAACAGTGGCATATAAAGTTTTTAAAAAATCAACTTCATCGTCTTGGTTAAAGAAAATATTTGGTTCTTCCTTACGCTCAACCTCGCTTTGGTCTGAACTAACTCCTTGATGACCATGACCATGGCCAAAGCCAAAAGGGGTTATTTTAGTTTCTTCACTAAAAATTTCTCGCGCTTTTAGAGGGTCCAAGTCACCATATTGACCATGAATTGGCATAGGATTCAGAATAGCCTCTTCGCTAGACAAACCGTCAAAATTAGTCAAATCTTCCTTATCGATAATTGGTTTGATAGGTTGAGTGCTTTCTTGTTTGGCATGCATCTTGCTGAAAGGAATTTCAGATGATAATGATACCTTAGTAAAATCATTTTCTTTACTAGTGAGAGCTCGACGCGATTGGTAAATTAAGGGACTAGCGGCGGCTTGGTGGTTTTGCTTCGAAGGTTTCTCATTCTTCTTCAATTCCTGTGACTCATGCAGCATCTTTTCTTCAAGAGGCTCCTGCATTTGGTTTTGCCATTCCTTAGTCAGTTTTTCAAAATGAGGAAACGTTTTTGGACTAGTTTTTTGTGCCTCAGGACGTAAACGCCGTGGCTCAAAGATAGGAAATGAGCGGCTTTTATCAGTGGCAGGAGTCGACTTATCGAGAGTCGCAATGTCATCAGTTAGACTATTAAAAACTTGGGCTTCTTGGGCTACCTTTTGCAAATCGGCAATTTCATCATGAGTATTAAACTGATAAGAAGGCATTTTGATTGTCAAATCAGAATCAACGATTGCCTGATCAACGGCTTGATTATGATGAGCAGTGCTCTCGACCGAGATTTGGTTTGGTTTTGGAGTTTTGACTTTCTTTTTTAATTTATTGGGATTATTTTTAGCTTTTAAAGAAAGGATTCGTAACGCTTTTCCGCGGCGTTTATGTTTGGGCTTAAAAAGGTAAAAAACATCTCCAGTCAACACTCACACCATCAAAAGAAAAGTAACTATCGCAAAAACAGCAAAAGCCCCAGGGATACTCAAATAAGCAGTACTACTTGCAATAAAAGTACCTAATAATCCACCCCCAGCATATAAAGTCACATAACCACGAGCGCAAATTAAAAAATCCATTTTGTCAGTTTCGGCATACTGAGCTCCGAAAATGGAATTATCTAACCAATTAAATCAATAAATTTTAAAACTATCAGGAAAGAATGTTTTTGATCATAAGCCTTTGATTGTCGTGTCGTGAAACATGATACCTTGATCATAAATATAAGTAAACAGGATTAAACTTATCCCTCAACAAAGTAGGGCCGAACTACAAGCAATCATCGCTAAAAACCGCTTTTTGAATTTAAAACGAACTCCGAAATAAATTGCTAAATCAACTCCTAAAAGTAAGAGGTAAACAGGAAACTTGAATCAACCAAAAATTAAATTGAAAATCGCATCATCAAAAAACTGGCCAACAATTGTTAATCGCCCAGCAGAAAGCATAGTAAAGAAGAACAGCAGTAAACCGGCAATGAGTCACCCAATACTATCTTTTTGGTGTTGTTTTTTTAAGGTCGTGAAAACCATTGTTCTTTCCTCATTAAAATCGTGAGGAGCATAAATCTGGTTTCCTTCAAAAGTGTCAGTGGTGAATAAAGATTTTTTGGACATGTTTAGCTCTCCATTCCAGTGCTTATCTTAAAATTAATTTTATCATTTTCCCATTTTTGAAAAGGTAGTAATTCTTTCAAAAGAAAAATCCCAACACTTTAAAAGCTTGGGATTTTTGGTTATTTTGAGGCTTGTCAATCACCATCGATAACAGTTTTATACTCACCATTAGCATCGGGATACATAGCCTTATAGGCTTTTTTGCCATTCTCTCACTCACTACGTTTTGCTTTGAAAGTAGTTTGGTCTCATAATTGACTAGTCATTTCAACACCGATAAAACGATATAGGGCTTGACCTGATGAGAAAGTGGAACGACTAAATGGGTTAACATAACTTAAGAAAGCTACATCATCTAAAAATTCAATTTGTAAAGGCAACATCAAGATTGATTCCATGATTGCATAGTTTTCAACCTTAGCAAAGCCTTCGTAACGAGGTTTTTGTTCTGCTTGATGTAGGTCAATCTTATTAGATTCATCCATAAAAAGCGAGACACGGTTTAGCAAATCATCAAAAGCTTTTGATGTGTTGTCAATCGCCTGATTATCACCAGGTTCTTGATTGGTATTACTTGGGAAGTTCTTAGATTTTAGTCCAGTTTGGGCATTTAAATCACCATCCATAAATAATGTATGTAAAAAACCAAAAGGATCACTATAGTCTGGTACTCACCCGGTAATTACCATCGAATACTCACCACTTTGTTGTTGTTGGACAAAATCAGAAGCATCAGTAGTTTCACGGGGTACTATTTGAATTAAATCATTGCCACCAATATCCTCGAAAGAATGAATAGCATTTTTAATATAGTTATTGATTCCTGTTGAGTTGGCCCCATTGATTAATCATGGCAATTGGACTTTACCAGTAACACCAACTTCTTTTAAGTCATCTCTAGCTTGCTCTTTCAATAACTTGAATTTTGCATTATTTGCAGACTCGCTATAGTTTCCAATTAGATTGACATATTTACTTACGCGTTCCGGTGACTTAATAGGAGCCACAGTCCCTTCTTTAGTAGTAAAACGATCTCCATCAATGAAAGATAGCAAACCTAACAAGTCATTATTAAAGTAAGGGTCACGCCCATCATCAAGAGGATGAGAATCATCTTTTTGGACACCAAAACTATTCGATCATTGGTTAATTTGGTCATCACTAATTGGAATATCATTTTGTATTAAGGTATCAATTAGTCAACCAATTTGGTTGTTGCCAACTATTTTATTATCTTTATCTACTTGTAAAAATTCATCTTGCAGATAACGAGCATAATCTTTACCCTCTTTGTCAGTGGCTACGTTCTTTGAAGTTCAAGTATTTCGTAAGTTATGAGAAGTTCTTGAGCCCCCATCCATCGCACGAGAGTAGAAAGAAGAAACTTCCGAACGATTTAAACTAAAACGAATTAGGTTTCGCACTGAACGTTGTGCCAAAGCTTTATTTCGTCTATCAAGTTCATCTTGTCCATCAGGAAATTTACTTTTTGTTGCTCCATAGTTAAAGAAAAGACCATAGGTATTAGCTTGGGGACGACTAACTTTATTTAGTCCACTAAAACGTGGTTTATCATAATTGTCACCAACATATTTTTTTCAACCATAAGCATCATTGGAACTAATTGCTACTTCACTTAAGTCACCACTTTCAAAAAAGAAACGTTGACGAGAAGTAGATACATTCCCTACATAAGAATACTTTAGTTTCTCAATCTTAACATTTGCTTTATTATAGTAATTTTGACTTTTCACTAATTCGATATTTTGGGTTGGGTTATAAGTGTTAACAACATAAGCTCCAGAATACCAAATATTTTGGTAACCCATTGTTTTACCTATTGGTAAACCATAACTAATTCCTGATTTTGTGGTACTTCCATAATTAATAGCCACATCTGGTAATGGGGCAAATGAAAGGAAGGCTGCCATTGATTCAAAATAAGGAGCTGGTTTTAGAAGGTGGTAATGTAAATTAAAGCCTTCACTAGACTCATCACTTCCACTAATAATTTTGCCTTCGTTAAAGGATTTTTTAGCTAGTGAATCAACCCCATTTTCATCAAAAGTTGACAAACCATTTAGGGCTAAATCACGTGCCGCTTTAGGGTCATCAGGATAAAGATTAAAAGCTAAAATCGCGCGGTCAATATAGTTATTCGTCAAAACTGTATTCTCTTTAGTATCACGCTTTGTAAAACGAACATCATAAAGGTCGTTGTCCTTATCACGAATGTTTTCTATGAATGTTACTAATTGTCCACCGTTATAGATAATTTGTTGCCAAACCCCTCCAGCTTGGGAAGCATTATTTGGGTTAAAAATAAAACGGAAAGTATTGAAAAAGTCTGAAGGCTTAATCGCTTTTTCTTTAATTTGGTTTTTACCTTCTAAACGTGTTCAATAAGCAGCATTTTTTCCTTGGCGAATATGGAAGGATCATGATGTCATATTATCTTTATGTTCTCAAGCATCAGCCAATGCCCCTTCAAAGTTATTGTAGTGGTCAGTAGCTAATAATGAATCTTGAAGATTAGTTAAAATCATGGAGTCAGTATTTTGCATAGTAGAAGCTGAAGACCAAGTTGTCATTGGCATCTTATAAGCACCACGATAAACTTGAGGGTCAACTTTTCGAGCTAGAAGTTTGGTAAAGGTAATTGGGCCACAAGAAACAACACTACTAGCAGCAGTGGTAATTAAGGCTAAGGCTAATAAGCCACTAAGATACTTTTTCATGTTGATCCTTTCTAATTTTCGAAGCTAAAATTTGACGATATTTTTTGACTTCCCGTTGGTTTCCATAAACATAATGGTTTGGTCCGACCTCGACCCATTCTGGAAAGTCAATTAGGTAATCTTGGTGCTCAATTTCTGGTTGATATTTAAAAGGAATTTTCGCTTTTTCCAATTTTGGATCAGGTAAAGGGATGGCACTCAAGAGTGATTTGGTATAAGGGTGAAGTGGATTATCAAAGAGTTCATTTGCTTCAGCTAACTCAACAATATCTCCACGATAAATAACTGCGATTCGGTTGGCAACAAACTTTACAATTGAAAGATCATGCGCAATAAAGATATAAGTCAAGTCAAATTCTTTTTGAAATTTGGCTAATAAGTTCATTACTTGCGCTCTGATGGATACGTCTAAAGCTGAAATTGGTTCATCGGCGACAATAAAACTTGGTCGCATTACTAGGGCTCGAGCAATTCCAATCCTTTGACGTTGACCTCCCGAGAATTCGTGAGGATAACGGGAAAGATGCTCTGGAAGCATTCCGATTGTCGTTAGTAATTGCAAAATCAAGAAATGTTTGACATCTTTTGGTTGTACTTTGTCCAAGGTTAATTGGTGTTCAGCATTATGATTATCGTTATACCAATCAAGGTAAGTTTGACAAGTTTCGGGATTCTTATAAAGTTCTGGAAAGTTATCTAAACCTTCTGCAATAATACCTTCAATCGCCATACGGTCATTTAATGAAGAACCAGGATCTTGGAAAATCATTTGCATTTTTTTCTTCAACTCACGAGTTTCCTCTTTAGTGGGATCCTTAAATGTTTCAGTAGCTTTGATTTGGGACACAAAGTCCTCTTTGCCAGTTTCTAAAACCTTTTCGTAACGTTTGTTTTCTAAATTTTCAGTCTCTTTAAAGTGTTTTGCTCTTGTCAAACGTTGTTTAATTTCGTTAGCAAAGGGTTGTTTTTGTTTTATTGGGGCCACTAGGTAAAGAGCCACTATTTGTTCTTCTAGGGCAGTTTCTAAAAGTGGACTAATTGATTTATGGTTCGCAATTACTTGTTCTAAATGACGACCCATCACTTCAAAGTATTGAATAACTGATTTATGCTTACCGCTAAGTACTTGTTGACGAATATCATTCATTAAATCGACGATAATATAGATTTCGTTTTCCAGGTCTTTTACTTGTTGAATTAAACCTAGAACTTTTTTTTGACTTTCGTTAATTTCGGTTTCCAAAGTTAAAGAAACAGTTGTGAAATTAGAAATAGCAGTCGAGAATTTTAAAGCCTTATTTTCCAAACGAATAATTTTTAATAAATGTTTTAGGTTGTCTCGGATGGCCTCGGTAACAATTGTTAAATTAGCATCCTTCTTACTACGAATTAGTTTTGTGTCTTTTAGGTTGGTCCCTTCAGCAATAAGCCGTGATTGACCATCGGGATAAGCACGTAGTTCACGAGTTTTAAAATCGTAATATTTCGATTGAGTATATTTGTAAAAGACACGCTTAAATTCGTTAAGGTAATCATTTAGGCAATTGGTGGTAGTACTTTGGTTTTTAACCATTGTTTGTAAATGTCTTAAAAGTTTTAAATTTATTTTGTGTAAGTCCGGTGCTTCCCCATAAATTAGGCGTTCATTAAAGTAAACGGCCCCTTTATTAACGGGTTGGATCCCCATGACAGCACGACCAATAGTTGTTTTACCAGACCCAGATTCACCGACTAAACCAAATGTTTCACCACGATAAACATCAAAAGTAACGCCCTTAACGGCTTTAACTTTTTTCTTACCAGACCCAAATTCAATTACCAAGTCACGGACTTTCAGTGTAATGTCACGAGCTAACTCAGTGTCATGTTGGTTTTGTAAACCGTTTTTTTGTGATTGTGACATTAAACTTCACCTCCTACTTGGGCAGCTTCAACGGCCGCGCTTAAAGAATTTAATTCTTTCGGACGCTTAACTTTTGGTGCCCGAGGGTCCAAGAGCCAAGTTTTAGCTGAGTGAGTTGGCGAAACTTCAAAAAACGGTGGTTCAAATTTGTAATCGACCGCTAAGGCATATTGGTTACGAGGAGCAAAAGCATCTCCAATGATTTCATTAAATAATGAAGGTGGTGAACCAGGAATTGAGTAAAGTTCTTGACCTTTTTCTCCTAATTGAGGAAGTGATGATAATAAAGCTCAAGTATAAGGGTGTTGAGCATTAAAGAAAACTTCTTCTGTTTCTCCATACTCAATAATTTGACCAGCGTAGACAACCGCCACACGGTCAGCAATATTGGCAACAACTCCTAAATCAT
This window encodes:
- a CDS encoding ATP-binding cassette domain-containing protein, with the protein product MSQSQKNGLQNQHDTELARDITLKVRDLVIEFGSGKKKVKAVKGVTFDVYRGETFGLVGESGSGKTTIGRAVMGIQPVNKGAVYFNERLIYGEAPDLHKINLKLLRHLQTMVKNQSTTTNCLNDYLNEFKRVFYKYTQSKYYDFKTRELRAYPDGQSRLIAEGTNLKDTKLIRSKKDANLTIVTEAIRDNLKHLLKIIRLENKALKFSTAISNFTTVSLTLETEINESQKKVLGLIQQVKDLENEIYIIVDLMNDIRQQVLSGKHKSVIQYFEVMGRHLEQVIANHKSISPLLETALEEQIVALYLVAPIKQKQPFANEIKQRLTRAKHFKETENLENKRYEKVLETGKEDFVSQIKATETFKDPTKEETRELKKKMQMIFQDPGSSLNDRMAIEGIIAEGLDNFPELYKNPETCQTYLDWYNDNHNAEHQLTLDKVQPKDVKHFLILQLLTTIGMLPEHLSRYPHEFSGGQRQRIGIARALVMRPSFIVADEPISALDVSIRAQVMNLLAKFQKEFDLTYIFIAHDLSIVKFVANRIAVIYRGDIVELAEANELFDNPLHPYTKSLLSAIPLPDPKLEKAKIPFKYQPEIEHQDYLIDFPEWVEVGPNHYVYGNQREVKKYRQILASKIRKDQHEKVS
- the oppA gene encoding oligopeptide ABC transporter substrate-binding protein OppA — encoded protein: MKKYLSGLLALALITTAASSVVSCGPITFTKLLARKVDPQVYRGAYKMPMTTWSSASTMQNTDSMILTNLQDSLLATDHYNNFEGALADAWEHKDNMTSWSFHIRQGKNAAYWTRLEGKNQIKEKAIKPSDFFNTFRFIFNPNNASQAGGVWQQIIYNGGQLVTFIENIRDKDNDLYDVRFTKRDTKENTVLTNNYIDRAILAFNLYPDDPKAARDLALNGLSTFDENGVDSLAKKSFNEGKIISGSDESSEGFNLHYHLLKPAPYFESMAAFLSFAPLPDVAINYGSTTKSGISYGLPIGKTMGYQNIWYSGAYVVNTYNPTQNIELVKSQNYYNKANVKIEKLKYSYVGNVSTSRQRFFFESGDLSEVAISSNDAYGWKKYVGDNYDKPRFSGLNKVSRPQANTYGLFFNYGATKSKFPDGQDELDRRNKALAQRSVRNLIRFSLNRSEVSSFYSRAMDGGSRTSHNLRNTWTSKNVATDKEGKDYARYLQDEFLQVDKDNKIVGNNQIGWLIDTLIQNDIPISDDQINQWSNSFGVQKDDSHPLDDGRDPYFNNDLLGLLSFIDGDRFTTKEGTVAPIKSPERVSKYVNLIGNYSESANNAKFKLLKEQARDDLKEVGVTGKVQLPWLINGANSTGINNYIKNAIHSFEDIGGNDLIQIVPRETTDASDFVQQQQSGEYSMVITGWVPDYSDPFGFLHTLFMDGDLNAQTGLKSKNFPSNTNQEPGDNQAIDNTSKAFDDLLNRVSLFMDESNKIDLHQAEQKPRYEGFAKVENYAIMESILMLPLQIEFLDDVAFLSYVNPFSRSTFSSGQALYRFIGVEMTSQLWDQTTFKAKRSEWENGKKAYKAMYPDANGEYKTVIDGDWQASK